In Cicer arietinum cultivar CDC Frontier isolate Library 1 chromosome 7, Cicar.CDCFrontier_v2.0, whole genome shotgun sequence, a single window of DNA contains:
- the LOC101494961 gene encoding uncharacterized protein, which produces MAHANSPSIALHQNKHKHNHMASSLSFLTTLLLFTVISTVKSCPPSDRAALLAFKAALTEPNFGIFNTWSGYDCCRNWHGVSCNPTTWRVTDINLRGDSEDPIFQSLHKSGYMTGKISPEICNLDKLSTLIVADWKTISGEIPSCISSLSSLQILDLTGNKISGEIPADIGKLQRITLLNLADNVITGEIPPSIVKLAGLMHLDLSNNQIAGELPSDFGKLRKLSRALLSRNQLTGSIPNSVLKMNRLADLDLSLNRITGSIPARLGKMRVLSTLKLDGNLMTGNIPSTLLKNTGMGILNLSRNGFEGTIPDVFGSKSYFMVLDLSFNNLTGRIPGSLSSAKFMGHLDLSNNHLCGTIPIGSPFDHLDAASFSNNDCLCGNPLKTC; this is translated from the coding sequence ATGGCCCATGCAAACTCACCCTCCATTGCATTGCATCAGaacaaacacaaacacaatcACATGGCTTCCTCACTTTCGTTCCTAACTACTTTGCTTCTCTTTACGGTTATCTCTACCGTTAAATCCTGCCCGCCGTCAGACCGGGCAGCCCTCTTAGCCTTCAAAGCTGCCCTCACAGAGCCAAACTTTGGCATCTTTAACACCTGGTCAGGCTACGACTGTTGCCGGAACTGGCACGGCGTCAGCTGCAACCCCACCACATGGCGCGTTACAGACATCAACCTCCGCGGCGACTCCGAGGATCCAATCTTCCAGAGCCTTCATAAGTCCGGCTACATGACCGGAAAAATCTCGCCGGAGATTTGTAACCTTGACAAACTTTCCACTCTCATCGTTGCTGACTGGAAAACCATTTCTGGCGAAATTCCTTCTTGTATTTCCTCTCTTTCCTCACTCCAAATTCTTGATCTCACCGGAAACAAAATCTCCGGCGAGATTCCGGCAGACATAGGGAAACTCCAGCGAATCACTTTGTTGAACCTCGCCGACAATGTTATCACCGGTGAGATTCCGCCGTCAATCGTTAAACTTGCCGGCCTCATGCACCTCGACCTCAGCAACAATCAAATCGCCGGTGAGTTACCCTCTGATTTCGGAAAACTCCGTAAACTGAGTCGGGCGTTGCTGAGTCGAAACCAACTCACCGGTTCGATTCCCAATTCAGTGTTGAAAATGAACCGGCTTGCTGATTTGGATTTGTCTTTGAACCGGATAACCGGTTCGATTCCGGCTCGGCTTGGAAAAATGCGGGTTCTTTCTACGCTGAAACTTGATGGAAATTTAATGACGGGTAACATACCTTCGACTTTGTTAAAGAATACGGGTATGggtattttgaatttgagtcgaaACGGGTTTGAAGGTACCATACCTGATGTATTCGGgtcaaaatcttattttatggTTCTTGATTTATCGTTTAACAATTTAACGGGTCGGATACCCGGTTCGTTATCATCAGCGAAGTTTATGGGCCATTTGGATCTAAGTAATAACCATCTTTGTGGAACTATTCCAATCGGGTCTCCTTTTGATCATCTCGATGCGGCGTCGTTTAGTAACAATGATTGTTTGTGTGGAAACCCGTTGAAGACTTGTTAA